In the genome of Pusillimonas sp. T7-7, the window TACCTTGGGCCTGACTACGCGCTGGCTCGATGAAGACACCGGCTTCGAGCGCTTGTCGCTGGCGGCGGCCCAGCGGCTGTATTTCGATGATCAAAAGGTGGCTCTGCCTGGTGGGCGGGGATTGCGCACGGACACCAAATCAGATTACCTGGTGGGGGTCAATGCCGCATTGACAGACACGCTCAATGTGCGCTTTGATGCGCAGTTCAACCCTGAATCGAAAGACCGTAACCGGATGTCGGCGGGCTTTCGCTGGACGCCCAAGCGCCTGACGACTTTGTCAGCCTCGTATCGTTACGAGCGGGATAAGAATATGTTGTTGCCCGACTACAGCAGCGATCCCAACTATGAAGACCGTACACGCGAACAAGTCAGCGTTTCAGGGCAATGGCCATTGACCAACAAGCTTTACGCCATGGGCCGCTACGATTACTCTTTGCAGGAAAAGCGCGGTACGCAATCGATACTTGGGCTGGAGTACAAAGGTGATTGCTGCTGGACGGCACGAGTTGTATTGCAGCGTTACGCTGTGTCGAAAGAAGATGCGAATACAGCGGTGTTCTTCCAGCTGGAACTTTCCGGCCTGGGCTCCCTGGGCACTGACCCCATGAATTTGTTGCGCGAACGTATTATTGGATATGAATCGGTTGCGCCTTCAATACCAGAAACAACCACCTTCGAGAGGTATGAATAATGCGTAGTCTGCACGCCAAGCGCTGGATTGCAGCCATGTTGATGTGCGCCACGGGCGCGTTGTCGTCAGCGGCGGTTACGGCGGCCGAACCGGCGGCAAAATCCGCGCCGCAGCAAGCCTCGCAGCAGTTCGTCGATGGTATTGCCGCGGTCGTCAACAAACAGGTAATTACCTTGCAGCAGGTCAATAAAGAGGCGCGCCTGGCGCAGGAGCAGCTGCAGCGCCAGAATATACCGGTGCCTGATTATGCGGTGCTGCAAAAGCAGGTTTTGCAACGCATGATCATGGAAGAGCTGGAGCGCCAGGAAGCCGAAAGGCTGGGCATCAAAGTGTCTGACGCCCAGGTGTCGCAGGCCGTGCAGACCATCGCCGAACGCAACCGCATTACCCCTAAGCAACTGCGTGCGGAAATTGAAAAAACCGGCGGTAAATGGGACGATTATCTGCAGGGTTTGCGCCAAGAGGTTCGTACGGATCTCCTGCGCCAACGTACGGTTGACAGCACCATCGTCATTTCCGATGCCGAGGTCGATGCATTCCTGAAGAGCCAGGGTCAGTCGGCGCCAGCATCTGCGCCAACTGCGCCTGAGCCGGCTGCAAGACCAGCAGGCCCTCAAATTCTTGGGCTGGCCCAGATTTTGGTGGCAGTGCCCGAAGGGGCAAGCTCAGCACAAGTGCAAGCGCTGCGCCTGAAGGCCGAAGACTTGTTGAAACAGGTGCAGGGCGGCGCCGATTTTGGCGGGGTGGCGGCCGCTTCGTCCGATGGGCCGCAAGCGCTTGATGGCGGCGAGCTGGGCGTGCGGCCTGTTGAGGGTTGGCCAGATCTGTTCATCAAGGCTACCCAGAATCTGCAGGCGGGTCAGGTCAGTGGTATTGTTCAAAGCGGCAATGGCTTTCATATTCTAAAGGTGTTGACGCGTGGTCAGCCACAGTCCCAGGCAGGCAGCCCGTCGGCCCCGCCCACCACGGCACAGCAGCCAGCGCCCATGCAGCAGGGGCCAATGATGGTCACCCAGACCCATGCGCGCCATATCCTGATCAAGACCACGCAGGTCATGTCTGACGAAAAAGCCTCGAACCGTTTGGCGCAATTGCGCCAGCGACTGGAAAATGGCGAGAGCTTCGAAGACCTGGCCAAGCGCTACTCCGATGATGCGACTGCGCCGCAAGGCGGCGATCTTGGTTGGCTGACGCCGGGTGAAACCGTACCCGCATTCCAGCGGGCCATGGATGCGCTTCAGCCCAATCAGATCAGTCAACCCATACAGTCCCAGTTTGGCTGGCACCTGATCCAGGTTCTTGAGCGACGCACGAAGAATATGGAAAATGAATTCCGGCGCATGCAGGCGCGTCAGTTGCTGTTCCAGCGTCGTGTCGAACCTGCTTTCGAAGACTGGCTCAGCCAATTGCGTGGTGAGGCGTATATCGATAATCGCCTGGACCCCGCCTCGAATCGAGGGCGTCGTTAAGCACTTATGGCACATCAAGCTCGTAAGCGCTTCGGCCAGCATTTTCTCACCGACGATGGCGTCGTGGATGCCATCGTTCGCGGCATAGATCCCAGGCATGATGATGCCGTTGTCGAAATCGGCCCGGGGCTCTCTGCGCTGACGGGGCCGCTGCTGAATGTGCTGGATCATTTGACGGTGGTCGAGATTGACCGGGATCTGGCGGCGCGCTTGCGCCAGGGCCATAAGCCAGAACGCCTGACGGTCATAGAGGGCGATGCCTTGACGGTTGATTTTTCCAGCCTGGGTAGCGGCCTGCGTATCGTCGGCAACTTGCCGTACAACATCTCCAGCCCCTTGCTGTTCCACTTGATGGCCAGTGCGGAGCATGTGCGGGATCAGCATTTTATGCTGCAGCGTGAGGTAATAGACCGTATGGTGGCGCAGCCTTCATCGGGTGATTATGGACGGCTGTCAGTGATGTTGCAGTCGCGCTACCGGATGCATAAGCTATTTGATGTGCCGCCCGAGGCTTTTGATCCGCCTCCCAGGGTGGTGTCGGCGGTTGTGCGCATGGCGCCTTTGCCTGACACGCGTCAAAAACCCAAGAGCGGCAAGGCTTTCGAGCAGGTGGTTGCGCGGGCCTTTGCACAGCGGCGCAAGATGCTGCGTAGGGGGCTGGCGGATTGGGCGCCGTCGATCGACTGGGATGCGCTTGGCATTCCTGAAACTGCTCGTGCCGAGGAGCTGTCGGTGTCGCAGTTTATGGCGCTTACGGACCATTTGCTGGATAAGGGTGTGTTGACGGCTTAGTGGCTGATGCCTCTATCTGTTTAGGTTGCCGACCCGTTTTATGTGTCTATCGGCCCTGGGCAACCTTGTTAATACCTGATCGGCGTCCAGGAAAGCAGACTGCCATCAGCCAAAAAACCAGTAACAAACTCCAATCGCAGCCAGCACACCCGCCAGATCGGCGATCAGAGCGCAGCCTACGGCATGGCGGGCGCGTTGGATGCCCACGGCTCCAAAGTACACGGCCAATACATAGAAGGTGGTTTCAGTGCTGCCTTGCACGGTAGCCGCCAACAGTGCAGGAAAGCTGTCCACGCCAAAGTGCTGCATGGTTTCGATCAGCATGGCACGTGCGGCACTGCCTGAAAAAGGCTTGACCAGGGCAGTGGGCAAGGCGTCGACGAATCGGCCATCAAGTCCAAAGGCATGCACCATCCAGCGGATGCCGTCCAGGACGACGTCCAGGGCGCCCGATGCACGCAGCA includes:
- a CDS encoding peptidylprolyl isomerase, with product MMRSLHAKRWIAAMLMCATGALSSAAVTAAEPAAKSAPQQASQQFVDGIAAVVNKQVITLQQVNKEARLAQEQLQRQNIPVPDYAVLQKQVLQRMIMEELERQEAERLGIKVSDAQVSQAVQTIAERNRITPKQLRAEIEKTGGKWDDYLQGLRQEVRTDLLRQRTVDSTIVISDAEVDAFLKSQGQSAPASAPTAPEPAARPAGPQILGLAQILVAVPEGASSAQVQALRLKAEDLLKQVQGGADFGGVAAASSDGPQALDGGELGVRPVEGWPDLFIKATQNLQAGQVSGIVQSGNGFHILKVLTRGQPQSQAGSPSAPPTTAQQPAPMQQGPMMVTQTHARHILIKTTQVMSDEKASNRLAQLRQRLENGESFEDLAKRYSDDATAPQGGDLGWLTPGETVPAFQRAMDALQPNQISQPIQSQFGWHLIQVLERRTKNMENEFRRMQARQLLFQRRVEPAFEDWLSQLRGEAYIDNRLDPASNRGRR
- the rsmA gene encoding 16S rRNA (adenine(1518)-N(6)/adenine(1519)-N(6))-dimethyltransferase RsmA, producing MAHQARKRFGQHFLTDDGVVDAIVRGIDPRHDDAVVEIGPGLSALTGPLLNVLDHLTVVEIDRDLAARLRQGHKPERLTVIEGDALTVDFSSLGSGLRIVGNLPYNISSPLLFHLMASAEHVRDQHFMLQREVIDRMVAQPSSGDYGRLSVMLQSRYRMHKLFDVPPEAFDPPPRVVSAVVRMAPLPDTRQKPKSGKAFEQVVARAFAQRRKMLRRGLADWAPSIDWDALGIPETARAEELSVSQFMALTDHLLDKGVLTA